A single window of Polyodon spathula isolate WHYD16114869_AA chromosome 2, ASM1765450v1, whole genome shotgun sequence DNA harbors:
- the LOC121304235 gene encoding endothelial lipase-like isoform X2 yields MKERAFSLWIFFLTCVATVLSSVLEEEGLFRDGTIADLLKDGNRSEDVVGPNVKYCLRKSRNPDDVGCYLNPGQNDSLQECGFNATAKTILVIHGWAMSGMFENWLHKLVSAIQEREREANVIVVDWLNLAHQVYPDAVNHTQTVGDDIAKLLEWLKDELNLPLQNVHMIGYSLGAHVAGYAGTSVNGTIGRITGLDPAGPMFEGVDSHKRLSPDDADFVDVLHTYTREALGVSIGIQQPVGHIDIYPNGGDIQPGCGLSDILGTMAYGGFGEAVKCEHERSVHLFVDSLLNKDHQSFAYRCTDPRRFKKGICLSCRKNRCTSLGYNTKKMHNRRNSKMYLKTRADMPFGGYHYQMKMHVFSKADGEDKDPTFFVKLYGAHNDTQDHSVDLFTSARSAKTN; encoded by the exons ATGGCACCATTGCTGATCTGCTGAAGGATGGAAACCGCAGTGAAGATGTTGTTGGTCCCAATGTGAAGTATTGCCTTCGGAAGTCCCGTAACCCCGATGACGTTGGTTGTTATCTCAACCCTGGCCAGAACGACAGTCTACAGGAATGTGGCTTCAACGCAACAGCCAAGACTATCCTAGTGATCCATGGGTGGGCT ATGAGTGGTATGTTTGAGAACTGGCTCCATAAGCTGGTTTCTGCTATTCAGGAACGTGAAAGGGAAGCCAATGTCATTGTGGTTGACTGGCTCAACCTTGCCCACCAAGTGTATCCAGATGCTGTTAACCACACACAAACTGTCGGGGATGACATTGCAAAGTTACTCGAATGGTTGAAG GATGAATTGAACTTGCCTCTTCAAAATGTGCACATGATTGGGTACAGCCTGGGGGCTCACGTGGCTGGCTATGCTGGTACCTCTGTGAATGGGACAATCGGCAGAATAACAG GTCTGGACCCGGCAGGCCCCATGTTTGAAGGGGTCGATTCGCACAAACGCCTGTCTCCTGATGATGCTGACTTTGTGGATGTTCTGCACACCTACACAAGGGAGGCTTTGGGTGTCAGCATTGGCATCCAGCAACCTGTGGGTCACATTGACATTTATCCTAATGGAGGGGATATCCAACCTGGCTGTGGTTTAAGTGACATCCTGGGCACAATGGCTTATGGAG GTTTTGGGGAAGCTGTAAAGTGTGAGCATGAGCGCTCAGTGCATCTTTTTGTAGATTCACTTCTGAATAAAGATCACCAGAGCTTTGCATACCGGTGCACGGATCCCAGACGCTTTAAGAAAGGGATTTGCCTGAGCTGCAGGAAAAACCGATGCACCAGTCTGGGCTACAATACCAAGAAGATGCACAACAGGAGAAACAGCAAGATGTACCTCAAAACACGGGCAGATATGCCTTTTGGAG GTTATCACTACCAGATGAAGATGCATGTTTTTAGCAAAGCCGATGGGGAGGACAAGGACCCaacattttttgttaaactttaCGGTGCCCATAATGACACACAAGACCACAGTGTTGACCT ATTCACATCAGCGCGCAGTGCCAAAACAAACTAG
- the LOC121304235 gene encoding endothelial lipase-like isoform X1, translating to MKERAFSLWIFFLTCVATVLSSVLEEEGLFRDGTIADLLKDGNRSEDVVGPNVKYCLRKSRNPDDVGCYLNPGQNDSLQECGFNATAKTILVIHGWAMSGMFENWLHKLVSAIQEREREANVIVVDWLNLAHQVYPDAVNHTQTVGDDIAKLLEWLKDELNLPLQNVHMIGYSLGAHVAGYAGTSVNGTIGRITGLDPAGPMFEGVDSHKRLSPDDADFVDVLHTYTREALGVSIGIQQPVGHIDIYPNGGDIQPGCGLSDILGTMAYGGFGEAVKCEHERSVHLFVDSLLNKDHQSFAYRCTDPRRFKKGICLSCRKNRCTSLGYNTKKMHNRRNSKMYLKTRADMPFGGYHYQMKMHVFSKADGEDKDPTFFVKLYGAHNDTQDHSVDLPDKIGLNFTNSFLVFTEEDIGDLLKIKLSWEGAPKSLSSMWKKIKSLFLFGGTKENQVLEVRRIRVKCGETQKKFTFCAKDPTATKITPGNEITFVKCRDGWEVKPRKRLHY from the exons ATGGCACCATTGCTGATCTGCTGAAGGATGGAAACCGCAGTGAAGATGTTGTTGGTCCCAATGTGAAGTATTGCCTTCGGAAGTCCCGTAACCCCGATGACGTTGGTTGTTATCTCAACCCTGGCCAGAACGACAGTCTACAGGAATGTGGCTTCAACGCAACAGCCAAGACTATCCTAGTGATCCATGGGTGGGCT ATGAGTGGTATGTTTGAGAACTGGCTCCATAAGCTGGTTTCTGCTATTCAGGAACGTGAAAGGGAAGCCAATGTCATTGTGGTTGACTGGCTCAACCTTGCCCACCAAGTGTATCCAGATGCTGTTAACCACACACAAACTGTCGGGGATGACATTGCAAAGTTACTCGAATGGTTGAAG GATGAATTGAACTTGCCTCTTCAAAATGTGCACATGATTGGGTACAGCCTGGGGGCTCACGTGGCTGGCTATGCTGGTACCTCTGTGAATGGGACAATCGGCAGAATAACAG GTCTGGACCCGGCAGGCCCCATGTTTGAAGGGGTCGATTCGCACAAACGCCTGTCTCCTGATGATGCTGACTTTGTGGATGTTCTGCACACCTACACAAGGGAGGCTTTGGGTGTCAGCATTGGCATCCAGCAACCTGTGGGTCACATTGACATTTATCCTAATGGAGGGGATATCCAACCTGGCTGTGGTTTAAGTGACATCCTGGGCACAATGGCTTATGGAG GTTTTGGGGAAGCTGTAAAGTGTGAGCATGAGCGCTCAGTGCATCTTTTTGTAGATTCACTTCTGAATAAAGATCACCAGAGCTTTGCATACCGGTGCACGGATCCCAGACGCTTTAAGAAAGGGATTTGCCTGAGCTGCAGGAAAAACCGATGCACCAGTCTGGGCTACAATACCAAGAAGATGCACAACAGGAGAAACAGCAAGATGTACCTCAAAACACGGGCAGATATGCCTTTTGGAG GTTATCACTACCAGATGAAGATGCATGTTTTTAGCAAAGCCGATGGGGAGGACAAGGACCCaacattttttgttaaactttaCGGTGCCCATAATGACACACAAGACCACAGTGTTGACCT accGGACAAGATTGGCCTGAATTTTACCAACTCCTTCTTGGTCTTCACTGAAGAAGACATTGGGGATCTGCTCAAGATCAAACTCTCCTGGGAAGGTGCTCCTAAGTCTTTGTCTTCGATGTGGAAAAAGATTAAGTCTTTATTTCTCTTTGGAGGAACCAAAGAGAACCAGGTACTGGAGGTGCGGCGCATTCGTGTCAAGTGTGGAGAAACCCAAAAGAA GTTCACTTTCTGTGCTAAAGATCCAACTGCAACCAAGATAACCCCTGGAAATGAGATAACGTTTGTCAAGTGTCGGGATGGATGGGAAGTCAAACCTAGAAAAAG aTTGCACTATTAA